One genomic window of Methanosarcina acetivorans C2A includes the following:
- a CDS encoding ribosome biogenesis/translation initiation ATPase RLI, whose protein sequence is MRIAILNKDKCQPRRCSKECEKYCPRVRTGDETIVFEDDGKPVISEELCVGCGICINKCPFDAIMIIGLPEALQEPTHRYGPNGFALFGLPVPRIGKVTGILGPNGIGKSTSVQILSGTLVPNFGQGKGDWDTVLEHYAGTALHDYFKDVVDGKVKVSQKPQYVDLIPKAFKGKTSELLEKTDERGFLDELIDRLDLRGVVERKISELSGGELQRVAIAACAARDAQFYFFDEISPYLDIYQRINVARLVQEISKDRAVLVVEHDLAILDMLTDVIHIAYGEPAGFGVITLPKSVRVGINQYLKGYLPEENIRIRPEAIRFEVHPPREDAQFQSMVSFNSFSKQYGDGFSLKATGGSLREGEVLGIVGPNGIGKSTFVKVLAGEIKPDEGDPGIEVKISYKPQYIKADTPVSVQDFLRGITKRFGTSYYEVEIANPLQLERIYESLLTELSGGELQRVAIAACLSQEADLYILDEPSAHLDVEQRSMVTKVINRFAENNQKTAMVVDHDIYMIDMLSQRLLVFEGKPSVYGEAHGPFSMESGMNRFLENLGITFRRDEETRRPRVNNLGSRLDREQKESGNYYYSAKD, encoded by the coding sequence ATGAGAATAGCTATACTTAACAAAGACAAGTGCCAGCCCAGAAGATGCAGCAAGGAGTGCGAAAAGTACTGTCCTAGAGTCAGGACAGGAGACGAAACCATTGTTTTTGAGGACGACGGAAAGCCGGTCATCTCCGAGGAACTCTGTGTGGGCTGCGGGATATGCATTAACAAATGTCCTTTCGATGCCATCATGATCATAGGGCTTCCTGAAGCCCTGCAGGAACCCACGCACAGGTACGGACCAAACGGTTTTGCCCTTTTCGGGCTCCCAGTGCCGAGGATAGGAAAGGTGACCGGGATTCTGGGCCCGAACGGGATAGGGAAGAGTACTTCTGTCCAGATCCTTTCCGGAACCCTGGTCCCTAACTTCGGGCAGGGGAAAGGGGACTGGGATACGGTACTCGAACACTATGCCGGGACCGCGCTTCATGATTATTTCAAAGATGTAGTGGACGGGAAGGTAAAAGTCTCCCAGAAGCCCCAGTACGTTGACCTGATCCCCAAAGCTTTCAAAGGCAAGACCTCGGAACTGCTTGAAAAAACCGATGAAAGAGGATTTCTTGACGAGCTTATCGATAGGCTTGACCTGAGAGGGGTAGTCGAGCGAAAAATTTCGGAATTGAGTGGTGGGGAACTTCAGAGGGTAGCGATTGCAGCCTGTGCGGCAAGGGATGCCCAGTTCTACTTCTTTGACGAAATAAGCCCCTACCTTGACATTTACCAGAGAATTAACGTTGCCCGCCTGGTTCAGGAAATCTCAAAGGACAGGGCAGTGCTTGTAGTCGAGCACGACCTTGCGATTCTGGACATGCTTACGGACGTCATTCACATAGCCTATGGTGAACCCGCAGGTTTCGGTGTGATCACCCTCCCGAAAAGTGTGCGGGTCGGGATCAACCAGTACCTTAAAGGCTATCTCCCTGAAGAAAACATCCGGATCCGGCCGGAAGCCATCAGGTTTGAGGTCCATCCCCCAAGAGAGGACGCCCAGTTTCAGTCTATGGTCTCCTTTAACAGCTTTTCAAAGCAGTATGGGGACGGCTTCTCCCTCAAGGCAACAGGCGGAAGCCTGCGGGAAGGGGAAGTGCTCGGGATAGTCGGGCCTAACGGGATAGGTAAGTCAACTTTCGTAAAAGTCCTGGCAGGGGAAATCAAACCCGATGAAGGGGACCCGGGAATCGAGGTTAAAATTTCCTACAAGCCCCAGTACATTAAAGCCGACACTCCTGTAAGTGTCCAGGACTTCCTGCGAGGCATTACAAAGCGTTTCGGGACCAGCTACTATGAGGTTGAGATCGCAAACCCCCTCCAGCTTGAAAGGATCTATGAAAGCTTGCTTACCGAACTGAGTGGCGGAGAACTGCAGAGGGTGGCAATTGCTGCCTGCCTATCCCAGGAAGCCGACCTCTATATCCTGGACGAACCGAGTGCCCACCTTGATGTGGAGCAGCGTTCCATGGTCACCAAAGTCATCAACCGCTTTGCCGAAAATAACCAGAAGACAGCTATGGTCGTTGACCACGACATCTACATGATCGATATGCTCAGTCAGCGTCTCCTTGTTTTTGAAGGCAAACCTTCTGTTTACGGTGAAGCCCACGGGCCTTTCAGCATGGAAAGCGGCATGAACAGGTTCCTGGAAAACCTCGGCATCACCTTCCGCAGGGACGAAGAAACGAGGCGTCCCCGTGTAAACAACCTCGGCTCAAGGCTTGACCGGGAACAGAAGGAAAGCGGAAACTACTATTATTCCGCTAAAGACTGA